The following proteins are co-located in the Athene noctua chromosome 16, bAthNoc1.hap1.1, whole genome shotgun sequence genome:
- the ADA gene encoding adenosine deaminase isoform X1, translating to MERGLRVFGDPKVELHVHLDGAIRPETILHFGRKRGIHLPGSTVDDLLKHVSYKTPLTLTQFLEKFNHYMPAIAGDREAVRRIAYELVETKAKEGIIYVEVRYSPHLLANCCVDPIPWGQTEGDLTPDEVVNLVNQGLQDGERDFRIKARSILCCMRHMPSWSPEVVELCKKYRNNSVVAIDLAGDESLKVENSSEHKKAYEEAERCGIHRTVHAGEAGPPAMIKEAVYLLKAERIGHGYHVLDDPELYKELLRAKMHFEVCPWSSYLTGACLPDFGKHPVAQFRKDGANYSINTDDPLIFNSNIDKDYSIVKDYMGFTEEEFKRVNINAAQSSFLPEKEKQELLNTLYEAYGMVPNAS from the exons atgGAGCGGGGGCTGCGCGTCTTCGGGGACCCCAAG GTGGAGCTTCATGTCCACCTGGATGGAGCAATTAGACCAGAAACAATCTTGCACTTTGGCAG GAAAAGAGGGATTCATCTTCCTGGAAGCACTGTTGATGACCTCCTGAAGCATGTCAGCTACAAAACACCACTGACACTTACCCAGTTTCTAGAGAAGTTTAATCACTACATGCCTGCCATTGC GGGTGACCGTGAGGCGGTGAGGAGGATTGCCTACGAACTTGTGGAAACGAAAGCCAAAGAAGGCATCATCTACGTGGAGGTCCGGTACAGCCCTCACCTCCTAGCCAACTGCTGCGTGGATCCCATCCCCTGGGGCCAAACCGA GGGAGACCTCACTCCAGATGAAGTTGTTAACCTCGTAAATCAAGGACTACAGGATGGAGAAAGGGATTTCCGCATCAAAGCCAGGTCTATTCTATGCTGCATGCGCCATATGCCAA GCTGGTCTCCAGAGGTGGTGGAGCTCTGCAAGAAGTATCGGAACAACTCTGTGGTGGCCATCGACCTGGCTGGGGATGAGTCCCTAAAGGTGGAGAATTCCTCTGAGCATAAGAAGGCTTATGAG GAAGCTGAAAGATGTGGGATTCATCGTACTGTCCATGCTGGGGAGGCCGGCCCGCCTGCCATGATCAAGGAG GCAGTTTATCTCCTGAAGGCTGAGCGCATTGGCCATGGCTATCATGTCCTGGATGACCCTGAGCTCTACAAGGAGCTGTTGAGAGCAAAGATGCATTTTGAG GTCTGCCCTTGGTCCAGTTATCTCACTGGAGCATGTCTTCCAGACTTTGGGAAACACCCAGTAGCACA ATTTCGGAAGGATGGAGCTAACTATTCTATAAACACGGATGACCCCCTCATCTTTAACTCCAATATTGACAAGGATTACAGCATAGTGAAGGACTACATGGGCTTCACTGAAGAGGAGTTCAAGAGAGTG AACATCAATGCAGCTCAGTCCAGCTTCTTACCTGAGAAGGAGAAGCAGGAGCTGCTCAACACACTGTATGAAGCCTATGGGATGGTCCCCAACGCATCGTGA
- the ADA gene encoding adenosine deaminase isoform X2 has protein sequence MKTLSMGQKVELHVHLDGAIRPETILHFGRKRGIHLPGSTVDDLLKHVSYKTPLTLTQFLEKFNHYMPAIAGDREAVRRIAYELVETKAKEGIIYVEVRYSPHLLANCCVDPIPWGQTEGDLTPDEVVNLVNQGLQDGERDFRIKARSILCCMRHMPSWSPEVVELCKKYRNNSVVAIDLAGDESLKVENSSEHKKAYEEAERCGIHRTVHAGEAGPPAMIKEAVYLLKAERIGHGYHVLDDPELYKELLRAKMHFEVCPWSSYLTGACLPDFGKHPVAQFRKDGANYSINTDDPLIFNSNIDKDYSIVKDYMGFTEEEFKRVNINAAQSSFLPEKEKQELLNTLYEAYGMVPNAS, from the exons ATGAAAACCCTCTCCATGGGCCAGAAG GTGGAGCTTCATGTCCACCTGGATGGAGCAATTAGACCAGAAACAATCTTGCACTTTGGCAG GAAAAGAGGGATTCATCTTCCTGGAAGCACTGTTGATGACCTCCTGAAGCATGTCAGCTACAAAACACCACTGACACTTACCCAGTTTCTAGAGAAGTTTAATCACTACATGCCTGCCATTGC GGGTGACCGTGAGGCGGTGAGGAGGATTGCCTACGAACTTGTGGAAACGAAAGCCAAAGAAGGCATCATCTACGTGGAGGTCCGGTACAGCCCTCACCTCCTAGCCAACTGCTGCGTGGATCCCATCCCCTGGGGCCAAACCGA GGGAGACCTCACTCCAGATGAAGTTGTTAACCTCGTAAATCAAGGACTACAGGATGGAGAAAGGGATTTCCGCATCAAAGCCAGGTCTATTCTATGCTGCATGCGCCATATGCCAA GCTGGTCTCCAGAGGTGGTGGAGCTCTGCAAGAAGTATCGGAACAACTCTGTGGTGGCCATCGACCTGGCTGGGGATGAGTCCCTAAAGGTGGAGAATTCCTCTGAGCATAAGAAGGCTTATGAG GAAGCTGAAAGATGTGGGATTCATCGTACTGTCCATGCTGGGGAGGCCGGCCCGCCTGCCATGATCAAGGAG GCAGTTTATCTCCTGAAGGCTGAGCGCATTGGCCATGGCTATCATGTCCTGGATGACCCTGAGCTCTACAAGGAGCTGTTGAGAGCAAAGATGCATTTTGAG GTCTGCCCTTGGTCCAGTTATCTCACTGGAGCATGTCTTCCAGACTTTGGGAAACACCCAGTAGCACA ATTTCGGAAGGATGGAGCTAACTATTCTATAAACACGGATGACCCCCTCATCTTTAACTCCAATATTGACAAGGATTACAGCATAGTGAAGGACTACATGGGCTTCACTGAAGAGGAGTTCAAGAGAGTG AACATCAATGCAGCTCAGTCCAGCTTCTTACCTGAGAAGGAGAAGCAGGAGCTGCTCAACACACTGTATGAAGCCTATGGGATGGTCCCCAACGCATCGTGA